Below is a genomic region from Papilio machaon chromosome 11, ilPapMach1.1, whole genome shotgun sequence.
GTCGTcgactatattaataaaactatcgataatgattttatcaaGCAATATATTGACTTCTAAAGTGTTTTTTGGCAAAGGACAAAGACATCGTGATGTTATATTTCAGATGGTTCAAACACGTTCTGAAGACCCACCTCCCATTTTTTCGGTGCTCCGCTCAAAGAAGATAGTCCTCCGCATCGCGCTGATCTCCGTCAGTTTCTTCTGCTGCATGTTCGTGTACAGCGGCGCCATCATCAACTCGACGAGCATCTCAGGCAACAAGTACCTCAACTTCTCCGCCATGATGCTGGTGGCTATTCCCACGCGCATCATCACGGCGCTCACTCTCACCAGGTTCGGTAGGAAGACGCCGATCTGTGTCGCCTACTGTCTTTGTGCTGCATTCTTCATGGCTTCGGCGTTTGTACCTAAATGTaagtcaaaatattatttttacagatttcTTGCTATCCTTAGACAGACCAGAGAGACAAAAAGGAAAGGAGAAAGGGAAAGAAAAAACTGGCAATGGTTTGAAATTCACCTTCACAAAGTATTCCTGCTTTGAATGAGTTTTTTGAGATCTTACGTTTAGGGatgtaaactttaatattttgtttcttaattcCATTGTAACAGCAATGTGGTGGGCATCGATCGTGTTCTACCTGGCGGGTAAGATGTGCAGCAGCTATGGACTGTTCTCCATGCTGGTGGTGACGATGGAAGTGTTCCCAACCACCTCGCGCAACTCCCTCACCAACGTTGCCAACACCTTCGGACGCCTCGGATCCGTGCTCGCGCCCCAAGCACCACTTCTGGTATATCTTTATCTCATTACTACTCCGACTGATATATGTCTTAGCTTACTTACTTTTCAGGGAAATTTTCAAGTCAATAAGTTTCTAAAATCTAACTTAACTGCTATATGATTAATTAATCTTTCGACTCTACGACATCTTTAGTagtaatatatacatacttcATAGTTTCAACGTGGTACATTAATTGAGAAATACTTCCAGGGTCAATACATGTCAGGTCTACCCAGCGTTGTGTTCGCTCTAGTGGCGTTAGGTCCCGCAGTACTGGCGCTTCTATTGCCCGACACAAGTCGGACGCCTTTGCCCGACCGGGTCGTTGACGCTGAACGACTCGATGAGTCGCCCGACCAACTCGGACAACTAGAGGGGGTAACGACATCCTAACAGTAGTGTTTTGACTAATTAGTCAATACAAGTACTGCACTATTTACTACTCTGGCTCACTTTTACGTTGTCATGTAATGTCATGCCGTGTTGATAATAAATCTCACCGAAAAAGAAATGAACAAATTTAACATCAAGTGTTAAGTGACGTCATACAATGTGACATTGAcaataagtgtaaaataaaaggatTTTTAAGTGTACAGTgttgatttaataaagaacTCGCTTTgtgttaaaacaatatatttccatatcattaaatgtgttataattttacaatagtttattagatagttttataaaagaaaatatttagaaagaatctcattgtaacaattttttttttaattcatctcatctataatataaaaaaataaatgtaattttaatttgccgTAATACTATatgtaattcaatatttaatttacaattttaatagcttaaatagatatatacaattgtaattaataattattttaatagcgataccaaaatgaatatttaaaataggcAGATACTATTTACAAAAGCTAAATGTGATATATTTTACgagttaattttatctttctcTTTCAATCTATgcatttttgttgaaaataaaataatacaaataaaaaaatacttacataaatttaagatatttcataatatatgCTCAATTTAACTTCTTATATGCCAATTTAATCAGTTTCTAGCAAAAATAGTCTCCTGAGACCTTTTGCTGTGGTAACTTCAGTGTTGTCATTTGCAATactaaatcatcatcatctccttgaccttgtcccacttacATAGAGTCTGTCAATCTGTCttccgtcatctccattgtcatcCCCTTCTTGaacatgtcacctttcaccaATCCacccatctcttcctaggttTACCTCTACCGATgtacactcatacttaacgttctctttgccacatgcgattcttccttcctcataacatgcccataccacgctaaccttttacttctcaatttttctactaccgGTGCTACTTTCAGACTTCCTCTTATATATTCATTTCGTATCATATCCACTCTTGTTACACTATACATCCAtgttaacattcgcattaccGCCACATGTACTCTCTTTTCATCCGTCCCTTTAACAGTCCAATATTCGGATCCATACATCATGACAGAACTGGAGTTCCACTGTTTGCaatacaaaatgacatttcGGAAATCATCTAAAACTACATCTATGATTCAGTTAAAATTAtcagtgatatttttttatcaaaatttaatttttaaattataaaaatatacattctGACTACGAGGTCTATTAGACTAGTATATTTAACTGGTTTGTAACACtgattaactaattaaaattgtatctttGTTCAGCGGCTGGCAGTttaagtgtaattaaaaagatcttgtgaaatatgttatttcttgtaccaaataaagtatttattttgattaaattcgTCTTGTGATTTGTATTATTTCGTAAAATGTTTGACAGCAAGATAATTTCATGGACACTTGAATCCGTGAAAATtagaaaatcttaattagtaccTCGTTTGAATAAGttacagatttaaaaatataaatgtgaattgtttacatatatggatggatatttgtttgaacgtatctccagaacggctcaacggatcttgataaaaggTACAGATATAGATcatggtctggaagaatacataggctacttattatgatttttttaataccgcgcggactgagtcgcgggcaaaagctagtttaaacataatcttactaatattataaatgtgaatgtttagatggatggatgtttgatcaaggtatctccggaactgctcaacgAATCTTCATAAAAAATGGAACAGATGTAGAcaatggaagaacacataggctacttaagcttttttaattccgcgcgaacgacacagctagtatttacatacatgtataaataatagattacattaaaacatatcaGCTGGGctagataataatttagtgCACGTCTCACACGTGACTACTGATTGTGTGTATAAATGAttgattaagttatttttttttatttcaatgctatgttttaataataatctcaGGTGTGTCGTTTAGTTAACAGATTGAAGGATGCAGCAATGATAAGATGCTCAAGCCCCCgtgaaattattatagttCTTTATCTTCTcacaaaatactaatatattaatatatgctAATGTAATACAGGCTCTAGATTATCTGTGTTCTAAATTTAGCAGTTTTGACGTGAAAGAGCGACAGACAGATATTCGTTTCtatgataaaaaagttatgtagTAAggattataaatgggaatgtttcgGTGCATGTTTTTTATCACAAAACTCCTGAATGACTGAATGAAttcttatgaaatatatatagatatgttacAATCTGGAATAACaatgaagttttttattaattacatgcGAACGGAGTGACCTCCAATAGCTAGTCAAAAGGAATAATCTTCTATATTCACtagatgaaaataataatcaagtaATGGCACAaagatgttaatatttaagataatCGTATAATTAAGCTGATTATACGATGTGATGGAAATTTTCTAAATGGTcttgtaattaaatgaaaaaacattttatatataataaataaatatttattttctatactaactaataaaataaagtgatcGCAATATTGGTCATATGTCTTTAAGATTTAAGAACGAACTCGCCAGATTCTTCGCCTCGTGTTTGccgaaactttatttttatacgtgTACAGGTccttaatatgtaaatagatcatagatgatgttttttttacatttttcaggAAACACTATTTGCATACTTTCGTCAAGCTTCTTTATCGTTCTTAACTAATTCACTTAATTATAAGTCGATTAAATACTACTTGGACAATTTAGATTCCGGCGTCCCAAGTGCCTCCGCCTCAGCCAGCGTGTCTGGCAGCTTGGAGCCAAGTGTCTCCGGCTGCGTCAACACTAGTAGACCCGCCAGTAGACCCATGGCCCCGAACATCACTGAAGGAATGCCCGCCCAGTACACCATCTAAGATAAAAAGGACATTTTAGAAGAATTCTTTGTTATTACTTCATGCATCATACGGAATGTAGAATGTAAAATTCCTTGACTTCATAACAGCATTTATGGTACTTGCTCTTTCGCTGACTGGAACTACAAATATTACAGCTACTTTGATGGTGAATATCTTggtataatgaaatatatttcgttTTCTATGATACTAACCAAAGCAGGCGTGAGCGGTGCGCAGATAGACCCTACCCTACCAATCATGGAGGAGAAGGCAAGGAAACTGTGACGGAACTCAGTCGGATACAGCTCTGATGTATACACGTACATTGACGTCATCACCACAGAGATCCCAAACTTTCCCAAAAGGTATATTACTAGCCGCAAAACACTAAGGTCTGGGAACAAAAAGAAGATACTTTCAATCATAGCATACCATAAATAAAGCTgtgttagttaaaaaataattaggtaCATTGTGTTTAATTCACTTACCACTCGGAAGGAAGGCAAAAGTGATATTACATGCAGCACTTAAGAAGTATCCTACCGACAAAGTAGGTTTTCTTCCGACTCTATCGAGAATGAGTACGGCAGCGAAGTTTCCGGGGATTTCGATGGCGCAGGTCAGGATAAAGTTGACATACATAGAACCGGATAAGCTGGTGGAGTTGATGGAGAGACCGTAGTAGACCAGTGTGGTGGTGATCCACCAGATAGGTGTGGTGCAAACGCGACGCAAGAGTACGCGAGAGCTGAAGATGTACCCAATCAATCCTGGACCGTCCtgtgaatattttacattgtaaaaagaaaattgcatTCCACCTTTATAAGAGGTATTCAATGCCCCCAGCTAATAAATGATTCTTACGCCCAAAACTGCTAAAATACTTACCGAAGTAGGAGTTTCTTGAGTTGGTGGTGGAGTGAGTAATGCTTCCATTGATTTTTCACTAATTTGTGTTCTATTTACTTTTGCGACTTCTTCTAAAGCGGCCCGTGCTTCTGTAAACTTCTTTTTGGAGAGCAGCCATCGCACGCTCTCTCCCAGGAACCAGTAGTAGGAGATAATAAGGAAGCAGGGCACGTGAAGGGCCAGGATCATGTGCCGCCACGAGTGAATCGCCCAGGACACGGCGCCTATCACCATCAGACCCACCGCGAACATCGACGTTGTGAACGCACCGATCAGTACTCGATACTTCGGTCCAACCAATTCGGCGCCTAAAAGTGTGTTTAtagttttactaatatattttatactctCTCTTATTTCTAtctaattacaaaaaacattgcTATGCCGGAAGAACAGGTGTAGTTTGTAATTATGTTAACTTTCTTCATGTTGTTACTGACCAAAAATGTAAGCAGAACTAAAAGTGCCAGCCCCTAAGGTTGTCTGTAAGAGCTGTAGCACTAAATACATGACGTAGTTGACAGAGAAGGCTCTGATGAGGCCGAAGAGTGCCAAGTTAAAGACGCTGACGACAAGTGCAAGACGGCGGCCGTAGCGATCTGAGAAGTAGCCGGTGATGGGCAGTACGAGGAGTGTGCCAACGCTACTTAGTGTGCCAGCCAGCGCGCGCATCCACTCCTGGCAGCCTAGGTCGAACtagaaaacgaaaaaaaacccgtaacaataaaaataatcaatgaaaaataagAAACGCGGCGTAAAAGAATTACAGTACTTTTGTTGGTTAGAGTTAATTTTacgactttaaaaaaattaactattagttaattattaaaatgtaacaatgaaataatggAGATATATAGATGTTAATACAACCGAAAATAGCTATGGTTAAATATCACATTCTGGAAATTTACTTATCTTTAATGGTTGCAATCACTAAAGacgattaatttatattaaaacaaaaattatatccaTTTATCATATGTTGGGGTCACTAAGTACAATGGCGTTTTAATAAGAATACGTGAATATAAGAATGGTAAGAATATAAGGTACCCATCCTGGTCAATTTAATGCAACATACACATTACTTGATTTTTAATCGTCGTTAGCAAATTTGGCAATCATTAACAGCGATATTATTTCGGACTCTggtataaaagatttttgcaCAAAAGTCTCGCTCGATCGGTGTAATACTACGACCATATTGAAGACATGCATGAATGGAAagaaattccgcgtttcgtctgatgagtgcgCATGTCGGAGGCCTAAAATTAGGTCATTTTGCCCTTGGTATGAAGAGGTATATTTTGCAGAGGAGAAGACGCATAGTAAGGGGGAATCTCTATCTTTGCGTCGTATCCTCTGTTGATTTAAGACAGGCAATGCATCTACTAATGCAGATGTCTAAGAGCATCGGTTACTTCGCTACTTTGGCGAACTTTAGTGATCGCTTGCTCGTTGGCCACcttttgctattttattaaaatatatattttgctgCTATTCAACGTCcaagttattttaaagagGTACAgacttattttagtaatagttAGTTACAAGTTTTTTACACACATACATCATAGACAACTGAGTTATCCCTTTCATAGACGAAGTTATCACAGGCTACGACAACGTCCCTGTTAAACATCTCACTGGGGCAGTAGTCGAGGGAGCCGTCGAACCCTGTGGGGGCAAACCGCTCGCAGCTGGACCATCCTGAACTAGTCTCGGGAATCGCATTCGATATCCATTCAGGCTCGAAAACAACATTGCTACTATTCTCTCCGCATTCCGGTATTTGACATCTGAAAACGATAGTATATTTTCATccaaaaatctttaaaatgtgtactaaaaatctatttactaAGTATTATAGTccatttctaaaataaaactgccctccatatttatgtatggaatgaaaataaagcaatttcatttaaaataaatatttctgacaaaattatttaaggaaTTTGTAAAAACTTGTACAGTCAAACTCCTATATATCCAGTAACtgagctaaaaaaaaattacatgttactaatattataaatgcgaaagtttagatggatgcatgTGTGTTAGAAGCTagctccagaacggctcaacggatcctgacgaaatttggcacagatgtagaacatagtctgaaggaacacataggcaataAGTCAAGTTTTTTCTTCAAAGACGGAGTCCTTGGCGACATCTGGTGTTTAATAAAGGCATATTAATATGCTTACCTGTGAGGAATAGCAGCAGccgaaaaaatatattcactcATAAATCCAGACATGATGATAGGAAGTGATACAAGAAGtatgtttttgaattgaaatctACCAAATTGA
It encodes:
- the LOC106709681 gene encoding organic cation transporter protein, encoding MLKSNKDAPEHLQDKPVDLDSVLVNELGQFGRFQFKNILLVSLPIIMSGFMSEYIFSAAAIPHRCQIPECGENSSNVVFEPEWISNAIPETSSGWSSCERFAPTGFDGSLDYCPSEMFNRDVVVACDNFVYERDNSVVYDFDLGCQEWMRALAGTLSSVGTLLVLPITGYFSDRYGRRLALVVSVFNLALFGLIRAFSVNYVMYLVLQLLQTTLGAGTFSSAYIFGAELVGPKYRVLIGAFTTSMFAVGLMVIGAVSWAIHSWRHMILALHVPCFLIISYYWFLGESVRWLLSKKKFTEARAALEEVAKVNRTQISEKSMEALLTPPPTQETPTSDGPGLIGYIFSSRVLLRRVCTTPIWWITTTLVYYGLSINSTSLSGSMYVNFILTCAIEIPGNFAAVLILDRVGRKPTLSVGYFLSAACNITFAFLPSDLSVLRLVIYLLGKFGISVVMTSMYVYTSELYPTEFRHSFLAFSSMIGRVGSICAPLTPALMVYWAGIPSVMFGAMGLLAGLLVLTQPETLGSKLPDTLAEAEALGTPESKLSK